A region of Salmo salar chromosome ssa17, Ssal_v3.1, whole genome shotgun sequence DNA encodes the following proteins:
- the golgb1 gene encoding golgin subfamily B member 1 isoform X2: MLSRLSQGFTNVLQELSGDEPPNGAPQDMLVPQLPPGDAPGAPEESGPGVEEEPLEMLAHLEQLTVHLKEVVRDKDSQLATFETQLKSERETAEARFTKLKLQAKTKMAALNKQIADLKGQEGATSSPDSSFTSSAPAVEEELQELRKQLSEVSTSAKNLQERLQMSEQALCEKEAVHTEQVRVLQAVVCEKDVRFQEQIQKHEDELLRVTVQRQNEAELQQVQQALRAAQRRCEEQEEAMRSRCQVLEILQGELNNADQQKQILTAQFRQMEQELAEAGRQREEERQQWAGWSSQAQAELVALRANLEASERDRAAQLANLETSERDRSTQMEELTVKLEWAAREREEVTNREVARLEKELAALREEHGEGQRAGEALAELLTGLRSLAGEGAEEDSSVPTDPALCLGTLQTLEARLKRLRVEQRESEERCTQVTHSMETLQEQLDKRTAEGEEAVARIQQLEQQIGMAARESLVQCVTDPSVEEVTDAEKAQILALEQQLLEKDHELTALRESLVLAKEQGSNDAFKVSADQILDQSEDTAMAPCDSPTVLPDLLEDTREEDTTLVAEDCAILSVAADNESSPELIEPQSDSPGESKGASSDEMVTSSDSEVAHSSWTLLEAVNQDEGQQSPPILQGFGQLQMQSWEENSSEQETSTVQVESSSVIIRETVQVHLSQQGATLSDFAPGQVFAQALADELQNRYSELMAELQRLREAASESQERTQGLEEEIRSLAAAKDEAESQAQRFEEELQSARSEMDTVAQHSGSELERQSMEMHLLEEQLASLQTEGHSKEQKIQALQADLDEAQHSLSEQEGQARMLSAQLEEWEITTSELEQKLQDMEARLLEFSQARDMAKAVLSERDTEINELLLRITQKEQEMMELSNGMSAKLLQTSEEKFLMSTEVKKLKEQIIELENAGEKEKATGESHVEDGDELTSLRKDKEDLTTQVATIKKRLQAALVQRKELMKKVAEFEKDADQRKGQVGKATEEAPASVPALEKDRKQEVMAIETTFEEFRQALKSKEEAMEVLEQKISQQDQVLEETLEMNRRLSEGAEQTPEADTSAEITGLQSQVASLESDCETLQKKLQEAQDSCKDTICKAKEKDRHHREQLKQQKEEYNGLLERLEEQVGERDGLLTRLSELEELQAQKEVGTEKEVHAELETNAAVEKIEKPASGDWVQEDWVEFAAPENEAQQQQGDNPITSAEEPSQLLSADIEALLQALKEEVQAEKASCTELEGQLQESQASLSLRESELLVLGKELQALREKESQIEHVYEELEALREKCLQAQTYAEAVKAELEAAAKGAASDSAESTIAILQTEVGEFKQFLSNKNDEIMELSQQLGEQSSLLQSMQETVYEKDQSIASLQEGLRAEKEKSQRLEAEVPQRQEEEKGSNSKILQLQQKLKAALISRKEALKENKSQKEQLASTEKVITELHQKMEAREVELEKLRAERERLIEEVDRTLVENQSLEGSCESLKLAMEGMLTEKDFCKREAESAKEEAARACREWEEKLNGMKDEYETLLKSYENVSDEAERVRRVLEAARQERKELVARARTHETARQEAERQKEEAQKEVDTVKDKMRKFAKTKQQKIMDLEEENESLREMDEKKGIRREDNALKGELERLKDEFEALKADLNATTAQRDSLEQQVVELREQLAQELEKGDRLAPDKTPSSDDVVEETIVAQQSSTVMTKTTQEPVKSQPQDIEPHSQAIESEVAAPETPSVEEMVKIEITEHTQALIDEKLSKMEATLQSERELRQQREAELTAELASLEQRLQESKEKQQTQREEPVKTDMSESEQTVIEGKRMEMEAALHSEREQWQESEAELKVGLASLEQLLQESKDKEQSLMEESSKREAQLQELHSSLEVEKDDLEERLMNQLAQLNGSIAGYQQDATDSRERLAELQREVERLERERAELEALAESERDRAARLEEDKRQAQRERAEAEAESGKQRELEQQLKSAQRVKEGSQSRAKQLEELLREKQLEVRQMQKDCIQYQERISEMAREGKALQLGSNEVHKELGQACLERTKVTDALKKTEAELSSCKAQLVEAQTEASQAQAERRACEQTTLQREAELKAEAEQSLDSVRFRLGAELKHIELRLEESYREREREEDATREAKELADTAERQAQQMQTRLDESLARLAAFSRCMSSLQDDRDRVLDETRQWESRFNSTLQGKEAEVREGETRSRDLAEQLQKETARREELQLTVDRLQKADEQWQLKWEQEEKRLRENQAALEQEREELQKSLAQTETSLADARAKLASLESEAEGLRHRTQALEEAVGKLQGETNEARSQLKEREAEGRRLGLSVEQLETDLRSSKTLTESLQTELSEKERREVELLGEKEQAVTQAAEESRREADSRAQEAEKELEERREEVRGLEDRLRKAEEESSHSKARLDAFTKAMGSLQDDRDRVLGMYKQLEEKHLQVMMEKDALIQEAAAENNSLKEELRSLLVQRDDLHAEKAKLSAQLHGYRDDLTQVLTMKESQHKQLLSGQLERIATLEKEKEELGAKIKSLEGGEALVQAVERETLSQAGDSGNMQVRDAPGAEVEKLREQLQAARTQVESLEESLAKEREVQEARQKELKELRWEGGVTRTESETAAERVAELARDLLTMEQRLLEEREVAGQLRAQNQAFGKAMASLQGSRDQALSQAQELSLRLEEMSRAGGQQTPTMCHGGSTAEVWGLKNALSALQNDRERLLEQLQRQHSELTRLGGGELSRLSQELEEERRRAEEMVDRMRELDNLRQRENQELEILRLEQVDWQAQAEVLKQQTLVTLSDRDQQVRQLGAMLEEARATRPKPPEEHHQRQAPVEADLSSKVGVLQSESGPLNELQLREQRITQLSNKLSQVFEENRHLSSQFQGSSQRLDEAESRCTALQRQLQELHEDKRKGTGEVDSAPGAPQQHSGPSESESLRVDFKELQRRLDEEQQYRVAVEEQLMAAQDRLKLINQGEWQSAHEGQFSASETAVLIEPPGGSVTRIRSSSGPGLMRMLRVAFCSRQRTPLLVSLYLLTVHVLLLLCLGGYV, translated from the exons ATGCTCAGCCGGCTGTCCCAGGGCTTTACCAACGTCCTGCAGGAGCTGTCTGGGGACGAGCCCCCCAATGGAGCCCCTCAG GATATGTTGGTCCCCCAACTCCCCCCTGGAGATGCCCCCGGGGCCCCTGAGGAGTCTgggcctggggtggaggaggagcCCCTGGAGATGCTGGCCCATCTGGAGCAGCTGACAGTGCATCTCAAGGAGGTGGTCAGAGATAAGGACAGCCAGCTTGCCACCTTCGAAACGCAGCTCAAG AGCGAAAGGGAGACAGCGGAGGCACGCTTCACTAAACTAAAGCTGCAGGccaaaaccaagatggctgctctgAACAAACAAATTGCTGACCTCAAAGGGCAGGAGGGAGCAACA AGCTCTCCAGACAGCTCCTTCACCAGCTCAGCTCCTGCTGTGGAGGAGGAACTCCAGGAGCTGAGGAAGCAGCTCAGTGAGGTCTCGACCTCGGCTAAGAACCTCCAGGAGCGTCTCCAGATGTCCGAACAGGCCCTGTGTGAAAAGGAAGCCGTACACACGGAGCAG GTTCGTGTGCTTCAGGCAGTTGTCTGTGAAAAGGACGTGCGTTTCCAGGAGCAGATCCAGAAGCATGAGGACGAGCTGCTCAGGGTCACAGTGCAGAGGCAGAACGAGGCTGAGCTGCAGCAGGTACAGCAG GCTCTACGTGCAGCCCAGCGGCGTTGTGAGGAGCAGGAGGAAGCCATGCGGTCACGCTGCCAGGTGCTGGAGATTCTGCAGGGGGAGCTGAACAATGCCGACCAGCAGAAACAG atcctcacggCTCAGTTCCGCCAGATGGAGCAGGAGCTGGCTGAGGCTGGtaggcagagggaggaggagagacagcagTGGGCTGGGTGGTCCAGCCAGGCCCAGGCAGAGCTGGTGGCCCTCCGAGCCAACCTGGAGGCCTCCGAGAGGGACAGAGCAGCCCAGCTAGCCAACCTGGAGACCTCAGAGCGAGATAGATCAACCCAGATGGAGGAGCTGACAGTGAAACTGGAGTGGGCCGCTAGAGAGCGGGAGGAAGTGACCAACAGAGAAGTAGCCAGGTTGGAGAAGGAGCTTGCTGCCTTAAGAGAGGAGCATGGAGAGGGGCAAAGGGCAGGAGAGGCCCTGGCTGAGTTGTTGACAGGCCTGCGCTCTCTGGCTGGAGAGGGGGCTGAGGAGGACAGTTCTGTTCCCACCGACCCGGCCCTGTGCCTGGGTACACTGCAGACCCTGGAGGCCCGGCTGAAGAGGCTGAGGGTGgagcagagggagagcgaggaaCGCTGCACCCAGGTCACCCACTCCATGGAGACTTTGCAAG AACAACTGGATAAGCGCACCGCAGAAGGCGAAGAGGCAGTTGCTAGGATACAACAGCTGGAGCAGCAAATTGGAATG GCTGCTAGGGAGTCATTGGTCCAGTGTGTGACTGACCCGTCTGTGGAAGAAGTGACTGATGCTGAAAAAG CCCAAATATTGGCTCTGGAGCAGCAGCTATTGGAGAAAGACCATGAGTTGACTGCCCTGCGAGAGAGTCTTGTGCTGGCTAAAGAGCAGGGCTCAAATGATGCATTCAAGGTAAGCGCTGATCAGATTCTAGACCAGAGTGAGGACACCGCCATGGCCCCCTGCGACAGTCCTACAGTGCTGCCAGACCTCCTAGAAGACACGCGAGAGGAGGACACCACCCTGGTGGCAGAGGATTGCGCAATTCTGTCAGTCGCCGCTGATAACGAGAGCAGTCCAGAGCTCATTGAACCCCAGTCTGACTCTCCCGGAGAATCTAAGGGGGCCTCCTCTGATGAGATGGTCACTAGCAGTGACTCCGAGGTGGCCCACAGCAGCTGGACCCTCCTAGAGGCTGTGAACCAAGATGAAGGTCAGCAGTCGCCTCCCATACTGCAGGGCTTTGGCCAGCTCCAGATGCAATCCTGGGAAGAGAACAGCTCTGAGCAGGAAACATCCACAGTCCAGGTGGAGTCCTCATCAGTCATCATCCGTGAGACTGtgcaggtgcacctcagccagcaGGGGGCGACCCTCTCTGACTTTGCCCCTGGACAGGTGTTTGCCCAGGCCTTGGCAGATGAGCTGCAGAACAGGTACAGTGAGCTCATGGCTGAGCTCCAGAGATTGAGAGAGGCTGCCTCAGAGTCACAGGAGAGAACCCAAGGCCTTGAGGAAGAGATTCGGTCCCTGGCAGCTGCCAAGGATGAGGCTGAGTCCCAGGCCCAGAGATTTGAGGAAGAGCTCCAGTCAGCCAGGTCAGAGATGGACACGGTGGCCCAGCACAGTGGCTCCGAGTTGGAGAGGCAGAGCATGGAGATGCATCTCCTGGAGGAGCAGCTGGCCAGCCTGCAGACAGAAGGCCACTCCAAAGAGCAGAAGATCCAGGCTCTGCAGGCAGACCTGGACGAGGCTCAGCACTCTCTCTCTGAGCAGGAGGGCCAGGCCAGGATGCTGAGCGCCCAGCTGGAAGAATGGGAGATCACCACCTCTGAGCTGGAGCAGAAGCTCCAAGACATGGAGGCCAGACTGCTGGAGTTCTCCCAGGCTAGGGACATGGCCAAAGCTGTACTGTCTGAGAGGGACACTGAGATTAACGAGCTGCTACTGCGCATCACCCAGAAAGAGCAGGAGATGATGGAGCTGAGCAATGGCATGTCTGCCAAACTGCTCCAGACCAGTGAGGAGAAGTTCCTAATGAGCACTGAGGTCAAGAAACTGAAGGAGCAGATAATTGAGCTTGAGAATGCTGGAGAAAAGGAGAAAGCGACAGGGGAGAGTCATGTAGAGGATGGTGATGAGCTCACTAGTTTGCGAAAGGACAAAGAGGATCTGACAACCCAAGTGGCCACCATTAAAAAGAGGTTGCAGGCAGCCCTGGTGCAGCGCAAAGAGCTGATGAAAAAAGTTGCAGAGTTTGAGAAAGATGCAGATCAAAGGAAAGGACAAGTAGGGAAAGCAACGGAGGAAGCCCCTGCAAGTGTACCAGCTTTAGAAAAAGACAGAAAACAAGAGGTTATGGCAATTGAGACTACTTTCGAAGAGTTCAGACAAGCCTTGAAGTCCAAAGAAGAGGCCATGGAGGTTTTGGAACAGAAAATCAGCCAGCAGGATCAGGTTTTGGAAGAGACACTTGAAATGAACAGAAGGCTGAGTGAGGGAGCTGAGCAGACTCCAGAGGCTGACACCTCAGCTGAAATCACTGGTTTGCAGTCCCAGGTGGCCTCACTGGAGTCAGATTGCGAAACACTGCAAAAGAAACTGCAGGAGGCCCAGGACTCTTGCAAAGACACTATCTGCAAGGCCAAAGAAAAGGACAGGCACCACCGCGAACAGCTAAAACAGCAAAAGGAAGAGTACAACGGGCTGTTGGAGCGTTTGGAGGAGCAAGTTGGTGAACGAGATGGGCTGTTGACTAGACTGAGCGAGCTCGAGGAACTGCAGGCACAGAAAGAGGTGGGCACAGAGAAGGAAGTACATGCTGAGCTGGAGACCAACGCTGCAGTGGAGAAGATTGAGAAGCCAGCTTCAGGAGATTGGGTCCAGGAAGACTGGGTGGAATTTGCAGCTCCTGAGAATGaagcacaacaacaacaaggtgATAATCCAATTACCAGTGCCGAGGAACCCTCTCAGCTACTTTCAGCTGACATTGAGGCCTTATTACAAGCTCTGAAAGAAGAGGTCCAGGCTGAGAAGGCATCTTGTACAGAGTTGGAGGGCCAACTACAGGAGAGCCAGGCTAGCCTGTCACTCAGGGAAAGTGAGCTTCTAGTGCTGGGCAAAGAGTTGCAGGccctgagagagaaggagagccagATTGAACATGTCTATGAGGAGTTGGAGGCTCTGAGGGAGAAGTGTCTACAGGCTCAGACCTATGCAGAAGCTGTGAAAGCAGAGTTGGAGGCTGCGGCCAAGGGAGCCGCCTCAGACTCCGCTGAGTCCACCATTGCCATCCTGCAGACAGAGGTGGGGGAATTCAAGCAGTTCCTGAGCAACAAGAACGATGAGATCATGGAGCTTAGCCAGCAGCTGGGTGAGCAAAGCTCCCTCCTCCAGTCCATGCAAGAGACAGTGTATGAGAAGGACCAGTCGATCGCCTCCCTGCAGGAAGGCCTGAGGGCAGAGAAGGAAAAGAGCCAGAGACTGGAGGCCGAGGTCCCCCAGAGGCAAGAGGAAGAGAAAGGCAGCAACTCCAAGATCCTGCAGCTTCAGCAGAAGCTCAAGGCTGCCCTTATCTCCCGCAAAGAGGCCCTCAAAGAGAACAAAAGCCAGAAAGAACAGTTGGCCTCCACTGAGAAAGTCATCACTGAACTGCATCAGAAGATGGAGGCTAGAGAAGTCGAGCTGGAGAAGctgagagcagaaagagagaggctgataGAGGAGGTTGATCGGACCTTGGTGGAGAACCAGAGCCTTGAGGGGTCCTGCGAGAGCCTCAAGCTGGCCATGGAGGGTATGCTGACAGAGAAAGACTTCTGTAAAAGAGAGGCAGAGTCTGCCAAAGAGGAGGCTGCCCGGGCATGCAGAGAATGGGAGGAGAAGCTGAATGGGATGAAGGATGAGTATGAGACTCTGCTAAAGTCCTATGAGAACGTGAGTGATGAGGCAGAGCGTGTGAGACGTGTGCTGGAAGCTGCTAGGCAGGAGAGGAAGGAGCTTGTTGCTAGAGCCAGGACCCACGAGACGGCCAGGCAGGAGGCTGAACGGCAGAAAGAAGAGGCCCAGAAAGAGGTGGACACTGTCAAAGACAAGATGAGGAAGTTTGCCAAGACCAAGCAGCAGAAAATCATGGATTTAGAGGAGGAGAACGAGAGTCTCAGAGAGATGGATGAAAAGAAAGGAATAAGAAGGGAGGACAATGCACTCAAAGGAGAACTTGAAAGACTCAAAGATGAGTTTGAGGCTCTGAAAGCTGATTTGAATGCCACTACGGCACAGAGGGACTCCTTAGAACAGCAAGTTGTTGAGTTGAGGGAGCAACTAGCCCAAGAGCTAGAGAAAGGGGACAGATTAGCTCCAGATAAAACCCCCAGCTCTGATGATGTAGTGGAGGAGACCATTGTTGCCCAGCAGTCTAGTACAGTCATGACTAAAACTACCCAAGAGCCAGTTAAGAGCCAGCCTCAGGACATAGAGCCACATAGCCAGGCCATAGAGTCTGAGGTAGCTGCACCTGAAACTCCCTCTGTTGAGGAGATGGTGAAGATCGAAATAACTGAACATACACAGGCCCTAATTGATGAGAAATTGAGCAAAATGGAGGCAACCCTACAGTCAGAGAGGGAACTGAGGCAACAGCGCGAGGCTGAACTCACTGCTGAGCTGGCCTCTCTGGAGCAGCGCCTTCAGGAGAGTAAAGAGAAGCAACAGAcccagagggaggagccagtgAAGACGGATATGTCTGAAAGTGAACAGACCGTAATTGAGGGAAAACGGATGGAAATGGAGGCAGCCCTGCATTCAGAGAGGGAACAGTGGCAAGAGAGTGAGGCTGAACTCAAGGTTGGACTAGCCTCTCTGGAGCAGCTCCTTCAGGAGAGTAAAGATAAGGAACAGAGCCTGATGGAAGAGAGCTCTAAAAGGGAAGCCCAACTCCAGGAGCTCCACAGCAGCCTGGAGGTAGAGAAGGACGACCTAGAGGAGCGTCTGATGAACCAGCTGGCCCAGCTGAATGGCAGCATCGCCGGCTACCAGCAGGACGCGACAGACAGCCGGGAGCGTCTTGCGGAGCtgcagagggaggtggagagactggagagggaGCGGGCTGAACTGGAAGCCCTGGCCGAGAGCGAGAGGGACCGGGCAGCCAGGCTGGAGGAGGACAAGAGGCAGGCCCAGAGAGAGCGGGCCGAGGCAGAGGCAGAGTCAGGGAAGCAGAGGGAGCTGGAGCAGCAGCTGAAGTCCGCCCAGAGGGTGAAAGAGGGCAGCCAGAGCCGGGCAAAGCAGCTGGAGGAGCTgctgagagagaagcagctggagGTGCGCCAGATGCAGAAGGACTGCATCCAGTACCAGGAAAGGATCAGTGAGATGGCCAGGGAGGGCAAGGCTTTGCAACTGGGCAGCAACGAGGTCCACAAAGAGCTTGGGCAAGCCTGTCTTGAGAGGACCAAAGTCACAGACGCTTTGAAGAAGACTGAGGCTGAGCTATCTAGCTGCAAAGCCCAGCTGGTTGAGGCCCAGACAGAGGCCAGCCAGGCCCAAGCTGAGAGGAGAGCCTGTGAGCAGACCACTctacagagagaggctgagttGAAAGCAGAGGCAGAGCAGAGCCTGGACTCTGTGAGGTTCAGGCTGGGAGCCGAGCTGAAGCATATTGAGCTGAGGTTGGAGGAGTCTTaccgggagagggagagagaggaggatgccaCCCGGGAGGCAAAAGAGCTGGCTGACACCGCTGAGAGACAGGCCCAGCAGATGCAGACCCGCCTGGATGAGTCTCTGGCCCGACTGGCTGCCTTCTCGCGCTGTATGTCCTCCCTGCAGGACGACAGGGACCGCGTGCTGGATGAGACCCGGCAGTGGGAGAGTCGTTTCAACAGCACCCTCCAGGGGAAggaggctgaggtgcgggagggaGAGACCCGGTCCAGAGATCTGGCTGAACAGCTGCAGAAAGAGACCGCTCGGAGAGAAGAGCTACAGCTTACAGTGGACAG ACTGCAGAAAGCAGACGAGCAGTGGCAGCTGAAATGGGAGCAGGAAGAGAAGAGGCTCCGCGAGAACCAGGCTGCCCtggagcaggagagggaggagcttCAGAAGTCCCTAGCCCAGACCGAGACCTCCCTGGCTGACGCTCGCGCCAAGCTGGCCTCCCTGGAGAGCGAGGCGGAGGGGCTCCGCCACAGAACCCAGGCCCTGGAAGAGGCAGTTGGGAAGCTGCAGGGAGAGACCAACGAGGCCAGGTCCCAGCTGAaggagagggaagcagagggGAGGAGGCTGGGCCTGAGCGTGGAACAACTGGAGACAGACCTGCGCTCCTCCAAGACCCTGACAGAGAGCCTGCAGACAGAGctgagtgagaaggagaggagagaggtggagctgCTGGGGGAGAAGGAGCAAGCCGTGACCCAG GCTGCAGAGGAGTCCAGGAGGGAGGCTGACTCCAGGGCCCAGGAGGCTGagaaggagctggaggagaggagagaggaggtgcggGGTCTGGAGGACCGGCTGCGGAaggcagaggaggagagcagcCACAGCAAAGCCAGGCTGGATGCCTTCACCAAGGCCATGGGCTCTTTACAGGACGACAGAGACAGAGTACTTGGCATGTACAAACAGCTGGAGGAGAAACATCTGCAG GTGATGATGGAAAAGGATGCTCTGATCCAGGAGGCTGCTGCGGAGAATAACAGTCTGAAGGAGGAGCTGCGCTCCCTATTGGTCCAGAGGGATGACCTCCACGCAGAGAAGGCCAAGCTATCTGCCCAGCTTCATGGCTACAGGGACGATCTTACCCAGGTCCTCACCATGAAGGAGTCCCAGCACAAGCAGCTCTTGTCCGGCCAGCTTGAGCGCATCGCTACCCtggagaaggagaaagaagagCTAGGGGCTAAGATCAAGAgcctggagggaggggaggcttTAGTTCAGGCGGTAGAGAGGGAGACCCTCAGCCAGGCTGGTGATAGTGGAAACATGCAGGTGAGAGACGCTCCTGGGGCGGAGGTAGAGAAGCTGAGGGAGCAGCTGCAGGCTGCCAGGACCCAGGTGGAGAGCCTGGAGGAGAGCCTTGCCAAGGAAAGAGAGGTGCAGGAGGCTCGGCAGAAGGAGCTGAAAGAACTGCGTTGGGAGGGAGGGGTGACGCGGACGGAGTCGGAGACAGCGGCCGAGAGGGTGGCCGAGCTGGCCCGAGACCTGCTGACCATGGAGCAGaggctgctggaggagagggaggtggccGGCCAGCTCCGGGCCCAGAACCAGGCGTTCGGCAAGGCCATGGCGTCACTACAGGGTAGCAGGGATCAGGCACTCAGCCAGGCCCAGGAACTCAGCCTCAGACTGGAGGAGATGAGCAGGGCAGGGGGCCAGCAGACACCCACCATGTGCCATGGAGGATCCACTGCAGAGGTGTGGGGACTGAAGAACGCCCTGTCAGCCCTGCAGAACGACAGGGAGAGACTG TTGGAACAGCTGCAGCGGCAGCACTCAGAGCTCACTCGACTGGGAGGAGGAGAGCTGTCTAGACTCAGCCAGGagctagaggaggagaggaggagggctgagGAGATGGTGGACAGGATGAGGGAGCTGGACAACCTGAGGCAGAGGGAGAACCAGGAACTAGAAATTCTCAG gctGGAGCAGGTTGACTGGCAGGCCCAGGCAGAGGTCCTGAAGCAGCAGACCCTAGTCACCCTCTCGGACCGTGACCAGCAGGTGCGCCAGCTCGGTGCCATGTTGGAGGAGGCCCGCGCCACCAGGCCCAAACCACCGGAGGAACACCACCAGAGacag GCACCTGTTGAGGCAGACCTGTCATCTAAAGTAGGGGTCCTTCAATCAGAGAGTGGCCCGCTGAATGAGCTTCAGCTGCGAGAGCAGCGGATTACACAGCTCAGTAAtaag ctcTCGCAGGTGTTTGAGGAGAACCGCCATCTCTCCTCCCAGTTCCAAGGCAGTTCCCAGAGGCTGGATGAGGCCGAGAGCCGCTGCACTGCCCTCCAGAGGCAGCTCCAGGAACTGCATGAAGACAAGCGCAAG GGGACAGGGGAAGTGGACAGTGCCCCCGGAGCTCCTCAGCAGCACAGTGGCCCTTCAGAGAGCGAGAGTCTCAGGGTGGATTTTAAAGAGCTCCAGCGCAG ACTGGATGAAGAGCAGCAGTATAGGGTGGCTGTGGAGGAGCAGCTAATGGCTGCCCAGGACCGCCTCAAACT GATCAACCAGGGTGAATGGCAGTCGGCCCACGAAGGGCAGTTCTCTGCTTCTGAGACAGCTGTCCTCATTGAGCCACCAGGAGGCTCTGTTACCCGA aTTCGGAGCAGCAGCGGGCCAGGCCTGATGAGAATGCTGCGTGTGGCCTTCTGCTCTCGCCAGCGCACACCCCTGCTGGTGTCCCTCTACCTGCTCACCGTGCACGTCCTGCTACTGCTCTGCCTGGGGG GTTACGTTTAG